In Methanosarcina siciliae T4/M, one genomic interval encodes:
- a CDS encoding radical SAM protein — MKALIIDGYVDEPACLGVPPYLSPYSRYIAGALRERGLSEKEIHYLTIDTLRENPPGTGELIGKADLLVIIAGMTVPGKYLRASPITPGEIETIFRVANGVKVIGGPVRLGFSNQGGRAAKGAENGISLGEAVLAKMDLEAFVYDLFERRAGGGGSDNSGSLPAGLKAPESVDHRFRTTAEIGRWGPKGAFLIRQHPDYPYCMCELETYRGCGRRVHCSFCTEPFYGASDYRPVEDVVAEVSALYSHGARYFRIGRQPDLFSYHGTDAGGPVPKPMPEVLEKLYQGIRNSAPELSVLHMDNANPITLATYPEESEQILKTIIKYHTSGDVAAFGMETADPKVLAANSLKATSEEVFDAIKLVNRLGAGCGANGLPEILPGINFVHGLMGETKKTFQLNYDFLLQVLDSGLLLRRINIRQVMAFPGTPIYGRDETARKHKKLFLVYKEQVRKNIDLPMLRRVVPEGTVLKDVMCEVHYRGVTFGRQLGSYPLLVGIPALMPLRKFTDITVTGHGMRSITGIPHPLQINTASPALIREIPGVSRKAADSIASGVPYASREDFLRRVSEGKKIISFIGI, encoded by the coding sequence ATGAAAGCACTCATCATAGACGGCTACGTGGATGAACCCGCCTGCCTCGGGGTTCCTCCTTATCTATCTCCTTACTCCCGGTACATAGCAGGAGCTCTGAGGGAGCGCGGGCTTTCCGAAAAAGAAATTCATTACCTCACAATCGATACCCTGCGGGAAAACCCTCCAGGAACTGGCGAGCTTATAGGGAAAGCCGATCTTCTGGTCATTATTGCAGGCATGACCGTGCCGGGAAAATACCTCAGGGCATCCCCTATCACGCCGGGTGAGATAGAGACTATTTTCCGGGTTGCAAACGGGGTAAAAGTTATAGGCGGCCCTGTCAGGCTTGGCTTCAGCAACCAGGGCGGAAGGGCTGCAAAGGGGGCAGAAAATGGGATCAGCCTTGGAGAAGCCGTACTTGCAAAAATGGATCTTGAGGCTTTTGTTTACGATCTTTTTGAGAGAAGGGCTGGTGGGGGAGGAAGTGATAATAGCGGGAGCCTTCCTGCCGGACTGAAAGCCCCGGAATCCGTTGACCACCGTTTCAGGACAACAGCAGAGATCGGACGCTGGGGTCCGAAGGGGGCTTTTTTGATCCGACAGCACCCGGACTACCCTTACTGCATGTGCGAGCTTGAAACCTACAGGGGTTGCGGCAGGCGTGTTCACTGCTCCTTCTGTACCGAACCATTTTATGGGGCTTCGGATTACAGGCCTGTAGAGGACGTTGTTGCCGAAGTCTCTGCACTGTATTCTCACGGAGCCCGCTATTTCAGGATAGGAAGGCAACCGGACCTTTTTTCTTACCACGGGACCGATGCAGGAGGACCTGTCCCGAAACCCATGCCTGAGGTTCTTGAAAAGCTCTACCAGGGAATAAGGAATTCCGCACCAGAACTTTCCGTGCTCCACATGGATAATGCAAACCCTATAACTCTTGCAACATATCCCGAAGAGTCGGAACAAATCCTGAAGACGATTATCAAATATCACACTTCCGGCGATGTAGCCGCCTTCGGCATGGAGACTGCTGACCCGAAGGTGCTTGCAGCAAACTCTCTCAAGGCGACTTCCGAAGAGGTTTTTGATGCTATCAAACTGGTAAACAGGTTGGGGGCCGGGTGCGGAGCAAACGGGCTTCCGGAAATTCTCCCTGGTATCAATTTTGTGCACGGGCTGATGGGGGAGACTAAAAAAACTTTCCAGCTGAACTATGATTTCCTGCTTCAGGTGCTTGATTCCGGACTGTTGCTCCGCAGAATTAATATCCGGCAGGTTATGGCATTTCCCGGTACTCCGATATACGGCAGGGATGAAACCGCAAGGAAGCATAAGAAACTCTTTCTGGTTTATAAGGAACAGGTCCGGAAAAATATTGACCTTCCAATGCTCCGGAGAGTCGTGCCGGAAGGAACGGTACTGAAGGATGTAATGTGCGAGGTGCACTACCGGGGGGTGACTTTCGGGAGACAGCTTGGTTCTTACCCACTGCTTGTAGGAATCCCTGCCCTCATGCCTCTTCGGAAATTCACAGACATTACTGTCACAGGGCATGGAATGCGTTCTATTACCGGAATTCCCCACCCCCTGCAGATAAACACCGCGTCTCCTGCCCTTATCCGGGAAATACCCGGGGTCAGCAGAAAAGCGGCAGATTCCATAGCTTCCGGAGTTCCCTATGCCAGCAGGGAGGATTTTCTCAGGAGAGTAAGTGAGGGAAAAAAGATCATTAGCTTTATCGGAATTTGA
- a CDS encoding sulfide-dependent adenosine diphosphate thiazole synthase — translation MELDEVIITRAIFDEYSKTFLDYTDIDVALVGGGPANLVAAKYLAEAGAKVALYEQKLSLGGGMWAGGMMFPRIVVQEEATRILDDFGIRYKEYESGYYVANSVESVGKLIAGATSAGAEVFNLVSFEDVMIRENDRVNGIVINWGPVTTQRLHVDPLMIRTKLVIDGTGHDAVVCNTILRKIPNAKIGELGLLGEKPMWSEVGERLAVDATQEIYPGLIVAGMAANAATRAPRMGPVFGGMLLSGEKAAKLALDRLKTI, via the coding sequence ATGGAACTTGACGAAGTCATAATCACACGGGCAATATTTGATGAGTATTCCAAAACCTTCCTTGACTACACGGACATCGATGTAGCACTCGTTGGAGGGGGACCTGCAAACCTTGTGGCTGCAAAATACCTGGCTGAAGCCGGGGCAAAGGTCGCTTTGTATGAGCAGAAACTGTCTCTCGGGGGCGGCATGTGGGCTGGAGGCATGATGTTTCCCCGTATCGTCGTGCAGGAGGAAGCCACCCGCATTCTGGACGACTTCGGGATCAGGTATAAAGAGTACGAGTCCGGGTATTATGTGGCAAACTCCGTGGAATCCGTCGGGAAGCTGATTGCAGGGGCAACTTCGGCAGGGGCTGAGGTCTTTAACCTTGTGAGCTTTGAAGACGTCATGATCCGGGAAAATGACAGGGTTAACGGCATAGTCATCAATTGGGGGCCTGTCACGACCCAGCGCCTGCACGTAGACCCGCTCATGATCCGCACAAAACTCGTAATAGACGGAACGGGCCATGATGCAGTTGTCTGTAACACGATTCTAAGGAAGATCCCTAACGCAAAAATCGGAGAACTCGGGCTGCTCGGGGAAAAGCCGATGTGGTCTGAGGTTGGCGAGCGCCTGGCTGTGGATGCAACCCAGGAGATCTATCCCGGGCTGATTGTTGCGGGTATGGCTGCAAATGCCGCAACCCGTGCCCCGAGAATGGGTCCTGTCTTCGGAGGAATGCTCCTTTCCGGAGAAAAGGCTGCAAAACTCGCCCTTGACAGGCTTAAAACAATCTGA
- a CDS encoding DUF5316 domain-containing protein — MKSLLFIDAGIFIIAAVTAFLKRDPGFIIDIIGLTGLIFFVIAGVLSGSFASGDRVRANYEDEYEERKEKNRLSKNLFFVGLFNIAISVLTYEFTLQ, encoded by the coding sequence ATGAAGAGTTTACTTTTTATCGATGCGGGAATTTTTATTATTGCAGCTGTCACAGCCTTCTTGAAGAGAGACCCCGGGTTTATTATAGACATAATAGGCTTAACAGGTTTGATTTTTTTTGTAATAGCAGGAGTTTTGTCAGGTTCTTTTGCTAGTGGGGATCGTGTAAGGGCAAATTATGAGGATGAATATGAAGAGCGCAAGGAGAAAAACAGATTGTCAAAAAATTTATTTTTTGTTGGGCTCTTCAACATCGCTATATCAGTACTTACTTATGAATTCACATTACAGTGA
- a CDS encoding META domain-containing protein, translated as MMKLKVASIGLVLLLTMGGLALFSFSLGCTEQEEAPAEPGENAIVEPTIAEPVANTTPEFEPVSAENITGIEWQWTSFQSFETPEYQIMVPDPENYTLAFFPDGTYRIKADCNNGSGNYTLEENNLTLGPAAITLMACGPESMDSEYLSILSRVETAAFEDGQLVLYPGTEGDKMFFTNGGEVEQ; from the coding sequence ATGATGAAACTGAAAGTTGCATCAATTGGTTTGGTTTTGCTCCTTACTATGGGGGGATTAGCCCTGTTCTCCTTCTCTCTCGGCTGCACTGAGCAGGAAGAGGCTCCTGCTGAACCGGGAGAGAATGCTATTGTTGAACCTACTATTGCTGAACCTGTAGCAAACACTACTCCGGAATTCGAACCGGTTTCTGCTGAGAATATTACCGGTATTGAATGGCAGTGGACCAGTTTCCAGAGTTTTGAAACGCCTGAATACCAGATAATGGTACCCGATCCTGAAAACTATACACTTGCCTTCTTCCCTGACGGCACGTATCGTATTAAAGCCGACTGTAACAACGGCAGTGGGAACTACACCCTGGAAGAAAACAACTTAACCCTTGGCCCGGCTGCTATTACGCTTATGGCCTGCGGACCCGAGTCTATGGACAGCGAATATCTGTCGATTTTATCCCGTGTGGAGACAGCAGCTTTTGAGGACGGACAGCTTGTTCTTTATCCCGGAACCGAAGGGGACAAGATGTTCTTTACAAATGGAGGAGAGGTTGAGCAGTAA
- a CDS encoding TIR domain-containing protein has translation MITKVYISHCEQDEPLAQELARALWTVELESFSALYRKARILSLSERIRFGIRQSDCIIPIITQEGVISPEVNQEIGLAVGVDQLIIPLVEAGVELPILIRHLPPINFSPEAYEDALGKLIQNMRQLTKLDWLKIKCPYCGEEMTQYISPEEEVERALLAGKHLETICSYCQRTISLDPRTFRPTP, from the coding sequence ATGATAACAAAAGTTTACATTTCGCACTGCGAGCAAGACGAACCGCTAGCCCAGGAACTTGCAAGGGCTCTTTGGACAGTGGAACTGGAGAGCTTTTCGGCCCTGTACAGAAAAGCCCGGATTCTTTCCCTGTCCGAAAGGATACGTTTCGGCATCCGCCAGTCAGACTGCATTATCCCTATTATCACCCAGGAAGGAGTGATATCCCCTGAGGTGAATCAGGAGATCGGGCTGGCAGTGGGAGTCGACCAGTTAATAATTCCTCTTGTAGAGGCAGGAGTCGAACTGCCTATCCTTATACGTCATCTTCCGCCAATTAATTTTTCTCCCGAAGCCTATGAGGATGCTCTGGGAAAACTCATACAGAACATGAGGCAACTTACGAAACTGGATTGGTTGAAGATAAAGTGCCCTTACTGCGGGGAGGAAATGACCCAGTATATCTCTCCCGAAGAAGAAGTTGAAAGAGCGCTTCTTGCAGGAAAACACCTTGAGACCATCTGCAGCTACTGCCAGAGAACCATTTCCCTTGACCCGAGGACTTTCAGGCCCACACCTTGA
- a CDS encoding DUF2795 domain-containing protein: MQTSPIEVQKALKNMDYPAKKQQLIEHAKKHKADSKVMEVLEDLPEKEYTNAADVSKAFSGK; the protein is encoded by the coding sequence ATGCAAACAAGTCCTATCGAAGTTCAAAAAGCTTTAAAGAATATGGATTATCCTGCGAAGAAACAGCAGCTTATCGAACACGCTAAAAAGCACAAAGCTGACAGTAAGGTGATGGAGGTTCTCGAAGACCTTCCGGAAAAGGAGTACACTAACGCTGCCGATGTCAGCAAGGCATTTTCAGGTAAATAA
- a CDS encoding phosphatidylserine decarboxylase has protein sequence MNQEKVEINSIDQFTELIAAWYEENYHGFADKYKAAVKNIQPIPPDTDPDVMYDWKDATIEDLCNFFQAWYAWNPDLTTGLEYIQKFSWLYYKNEAGLEFVSTDPGNLMTFYYVELDGQKMDSPASKELVAKWMNELGSKMDDYIIPEGGYVSFNQFFTRELKEGKRPISGVDDDSVVVSPADAVINMIEDNLSIDTPINVKTQKLNVRQLLNQSELAVHFEGGTAVSCILMPNVYHRYHAPVSGLVVESDEDVAGNYFGIDNFPELINGGNVGYGYDYSVFEHFRRGYMIIKTEKYGYVAMIPVGLNTIGSVIFEEKFKKVTPENAVEIRKGDEVGYFQYGGSLNILLFEKGCFPAIRIPQGQIIGTLEEKETADKPKLQFSF, from the coding sequence ATGAATCAGGAAAAAGTAGAAATTAACTCAATCGACCAGTTTACCGAATTGATCGCTGCATGGTACGAAGAAAATTATCATGGGTTTGCAGACAAATATAAAGCCGCAGTAAAAAATATTCAGCCCATCCCTCCGGACACAGACCCTGATGTAATGTATGACTGGAAAGATGCTACGATTGAAGATTTATGTAATTTTTTTCAGGCCTGGTATGCCTGGAATCCGGATTTAACCACTGGTCTGGAATATATTCAAAAGTTTAGCTGGTTGTATTATAAAAATGAAGCAGGATTGGAGTTTGTTTCTACTGACCCGGGCAATTTGATGACTTTTTATTATGTGGAATTAGACGGGCAAAAAATGGATTCCCCTGCTTCAAAAGAACTGGTTGCAAAATGGATGAATGAACTGGGCAGTAAAATGGATGACTACATTATCCCCGAAGGAGGTTATGTATCGTTTAATCAATTTTTTACCCGGGAATTGAAGGAAGGAAAAAGACCAATCAGTGGTGTTGATGATGATTCTGTTGTGGTGTCTCCGGCAGATGCAGTGATCAATATGATCGAAGATAACCTGTCAATTGACACTCCAATAAATGTGAAAACCCAGAAACTGAATGTTCGCCAGTTGCTGAACCAATCCGAACTCGCGGTGCATTTCGAAGGAGGTACGGCAGTCTCCTGCATCCTAATGCCCAATGTGTATCACCGCTATCATGCTCCTGTCTCAGGCCTTGTGGTAGAATCTGATGAAGATGTTGCAGGAAATTATTTTGGAATTGATAATTTTCCAGAATTAATCAATGGGGGAAATGTCGGTTACGGTTATGATTATAGTGTGTTCGAACACTTCCGAAGAGGTTACATGATCATCAAAACCGAAAAATACGGTTACGTAGCCATGATTCCTGTCGGGCTTAACACCATCGGGTCCGTGATTTTTGAGGAAAAATTCAAAAAAGTAACCCCTGAAAATGCCGTGGAAATTCGCAAAGGGGATGAAGTTGGATATTTCCAGTACGGCGGTTCGTTGAATATTCTCCTGTTTGAAAAAGGTTGCTTCCCTGCGATAAGAATCCCCCAGGGACAAATTATTGGAACACTTGAGGAAAAAGAAACAGCGGATAAACCGAAACTCCAGTTCTCATTCTGA
- a CDS encoding aminotransferase class III-fold pyridoxal phosphate-dependent enzyme, translated as MRKQETELDFFGQEIGLPDVVGPRAMEIIGQDCKVMSACVSRPYPLVVDRAKGSIIKDIDGKEYIDFIAGIAVMNEGHSNPEVNAAISAQLEKMVHCGYGDFFAEPPLKLAKKLRELSGYSKVFYCNSGAEAVEAAMKLALWKTKRPNFIAFYNAFHGRTLGALSLTCSKVLQKEHFPTIRTVHTHYAYCYRCPLGLEYPSCGVECAKQIENLIFRKELSPEDTAAVFIEPVQGEGGYIVPPPEFHKEVQRICKDNDVLLVADEVQTGCFRTGPFLAMENFEVRADITCLAKALGAGLPIGAMLADSTLMDWPPGVHSNTFGGNLLSSASALASLEFLEKENMENHVREMGAHIRQRLRELQENFPCIGDLRGLGLMIGAEIVKSDKSVDPIRRDRIVREAFKEGVLLLPCGDSVIRFSPPLVMTEEEADIGLDKFEKAMRREAK; from the coding sequence ATGAGAAAACAGGAAACAGAACTTGACTTTTTCGGACAGGAAATCGGATTGCCTGATGTGGTCGGTCCAAGAGCCATGGAGATCATAGGGCAGGACTGTAAGGTAATGTCCGCATGTGTATCCCGCCCTTATCCACTTGTTGTTGACAGGGCAAAAGGTTCCATAATAAAAGACATAGACGGAAAAGAGTACATCGATTTCATCGCAGGGATTGCGGTCATGAATGAAGGTCACTCAAACCCGGAGGTTAATGCCGCCATCTCAGCCCAGCTGGAGAAAATGGTCCACTGCGGGTACGGGGACTTTTTTGCCGAGCCTCCGTTAAAGCTTGCCAAAAAACTAAGGGAACTTTCAGGCTACTCAAAGGTCTTTTACTGCAACAGCGGAGCCGAAGCGGTGGAAGCTGCAATGAAACTTGCTCTCTGGAAGACAAAACGCCCGAACTTCATCGCCTTTTATAACGCTTTTCACGGCCGGACCCTGGGTGCTCTTTCCCTGACCTGTTCCAAAGTCCTGCAAAAAGAACACTTTCCAACCATACGTACGGTTCACACCCACTATGCTTACTGTTATCGCTGCCCTCTGGGCCTTGAGTACCCTTCCTGCGGAGTCGAATGTGCAAAGCAGATCGAAAACCTGATTTTCCGAAAAGAACTGAGCCCCGAAGATACGGCTGCCGTTTTTATCGAGCCAGTCCAGGGAGAAGGGGGGTACATAGTCCCTCCCCCGGAGTTCCACAAAGAAGTGCAAAGAATCTGCAAGGATAATGATGTCCTGCTTGTAGCCGATGAAGTCCAGACAGGCTGTTTCAGGACAGGCCCCTTTCTGGCCATGGAAAACTTTGAGGTAAGGGCTGACATTACCTGCCTTGCAAAAGCCCTTGGTGCAGGTCTCCCCATAGGCGCAATGCTTGCAGATAGCACCCTCATGGACTGGCCACCCGGAGTCCACTCAAACACCTTCGGGGGAAATCTCCTCTCCTCAGCTTCGGCCCTCGCTTCCCTTGAATTCCTGGAAAAGGAAAATATGGAAAACCACGTAAGAGAAATGGGAGCACATATTCGGCAGCGTCTGAGGGAGTTACAGGAAAATTTCCCCTGCATAGGAGACTTGCGCGGGCTAGGCCTTATGATAGGGGCAGAAATCGTAAAATCCGACAAATCCGTAGATCCTATCCGAAGGGACAGGATCGTCAGGGAAGCGTTTAAAGAAGGAGTCCTGCTCCTCCCCTGCGGAGACTCCGTAATCCGCTTTTCCCCTCCCCTCGTCATGACCGAAGAAGAAGCCGACATTGGCCTTGACAAATTCGAAAAAGCGATGAGAAGAGAAGCGAAGTAA
- a CDS encoding aldehyde dehydrogenase family protein: protein MVQEYKLHIGGESKDSATGETFDDINPATLENLATIQVAGSVDVDRAVEAAEEGFRAWGEVPVPRRAEVLFRAARILQERKEDLARFMTEEMGKVLPETRGDVQEAIDIAIYAAGEGRRMFGETTTSELKDKFCMTVLRPIGVVGMITPWNFPMAIPGWKIMPALIAGNSIVFKPASDTPLLAIKLVEILLEAGLPPGVVNIVTGPGGSTGKAIVQHPRIKAISFTGSLETGKWIMEECAKTMKRVSLELGGKNPVIIMDDADLELALEGVLWGAFGTTGQRCTATSRLILHEKIKDEFTARLLAKTKLLRIGNGLLPETDIGPVINKAQLEKIERYVRIGIEEGATLLLGGKTIDSGLPGYFFEPTVFTDVKPDMKIAQEEIFGPVLSIITVSGLEEAIEVANNTRYGLSSAIYTESVGKAFRAVNKIEAGITYVNAPTIGAEVHLPFGGVKGTGNGFREAGTEAVKEFTEVKAVYIDYSGRLQRAQIDTE, encoded by the coding sequence GTGGTTCAGGAGTATAAATTGCATATAGGTGGGGAGTCAAAAGACTCAGCAACCGGAGAAACCTTTGATGATATCAATCCTGCTACTCTTGAAAACCTTGCCACTATACAGGTAGCCGGAAGCGTGGACGTTGACAGGGCAGTTGAGGCGGCAGAAGAGGGGTTCAGGGCATGGGGTGAAGTTCCGGTACCCAGAAGGGCTGAAGTGCTTTTCAGGGCAGCTCGCATTTTACAGGAGAGAAAGGAAGACCTTGCCAGGTTCATGACGGAAGAAATGGGAAAGGTGCTGCCAGAAACAAGGGGAGATGTGCAGGAAGCAATAGATATTGCCATTTATGCCGCCGGGGAAGGTAGGCGGATGTTCGGGGAGACAACGACCTCCGAACTCAAGGACAAGTTCTGTATGACCGTGCTCAGGCCTATAGGAGTTGTGGGCATGATAACTCCCTGGAACTTTCCTATGGCGATTCCCGGCTGGAAGATAATGCCGGCTCTTATAGCAGGAAATTCGATCGTGTTCAAACCTGCAAGCGATACGCCTCTGCTTGCAATTAAACTTGTGGAAATCCTTTTGGAAGCCGGCCTGCCTCCGGGGGTTGTAAATATTGTTACGGGGCCCGGTGGAAGCACTGGAAAAGCCATAGTCCAGCACCCCCGGATAAAAGCAATTTCCTTTACAGGAAGTCTTGAAACCGGGAAATGGATTATGGAAGAATGTGCAAAAACCATGAAGCGAGTCTCACTGGAACTGGGAGGAAAAAACCCGGTAATTATCATGGACGATGCCGACCTTGAACTTGCCCTGGAAGGTGTGCTCTGGGGGGCTTTCGGGACAACAGGCCAGCGCTGCACGGCAACAAGCAGGCTGATCCTGCATGAAAAAATAAAAGACGAATTTACAGCAAGGCTGCTTGCAAAAACAAAACTTCTCAGGATAGGAAACGGGCTTCTGCCTGAAACGGACATTGGACCCGTAATCAATAAAGCTCAGCTTGAAAAAATAGAAAGGTATGTCAGGATAGGAATAGAAGAAGGTGCAACTCTCCTGCTAGGAGGAAAAACCATAGATTCCGGGCTTCCGGGATATTTTTTTGAGCCGACTGTTTTTACGGATGTAAAGCCTGATATGAAGATTGCCCAGGAAGAGATCTTCGGACCTGTGCTCAGCATTATTACGGTTTCAGGGCTTGAGGAAGCAATTGAAGTTGCCAATAACACCAGATACGGGCTTTCCTCGGCAATTTACACCGAAAGCGTTGGAAAAGCCTTCAGGGCGGTTAATAAAATAGAAGCAGGAATCACATACGTCAATGCCCCTACAATAGGGGCTGAAGTCCACCTTCCTTTCGGAGGCGTAAAAGGGACCGGAAACGGTTTCAGGGAAGCAGGGACAGAAGCAGTCAAAGAATTCACAGAGGTAAAAGCCGTGTATATAGACTACAGCGGTAGGCTGCAACGAGCCCAGATAGATACGGAATGA
- a CDS encoding response regulator, which produces MKVLLVDDDPVFLELSKTFLEVFHDINSDTVESARQALEKLDELSYDVVVSDYDMPYMDGISFLRTIRDKRINIPFILFTGVGKEEIKSQAIENGVDSFIQKRGDPKAQYSELSQRIWQIVKNGSG; this is translated from the coding sequence ATGAAAGTACTGCTTGTAGACGACGACCCAGTATTTCTGGAGCTGTCAAAAACGTTCTTAGAGGTATTCCACGACATAAACTCCGATACCGTGGAATCCGCAAGACAGGCTCTTGAGAAATTAGATGAGCTCTCCTATGACGTAGTGGTTTCGGATTATGATATGCCTTATATGGACGGCATTTCGTTTCTGAGAACTATCCGTGATAAGAGAATTAATATCCCGTTCATCCTGTTTACGGGAGTGGGCAAAGAAGAAATTAAGAGTCAGGCTATCGAAAACGGCGTAGACTCCTTTATTCAGAAAAGAGGAGATCCTAAAGCCCAGTACTCTGAACTGTCACAGCGGATCTGGCAAATAGTTAAAAATGGTTCAGGTTAA